ATAAGTTCCTGAGCAAACTGCGGGTCGATATTCGCGTCCAAACTCGCTGCCTCATCAATGGCCTTCAACTGGGCATCAATCTCCTGCCCCGTCGTCGTCTGTGGCATCGCCACTGGCGTCGCTGGCGAGCCCACACCCGACTTGCTCGCCGACTCCGCCATTTTCTCGCCCACCGGCTCCGATGTCTCTCTCACCCCATCTTCCAAAGACAGTGCTTCCGTCGCACTCGCCGCCTCATTCGCTGCACCGTCACCCTCGGCGCTCTCTCCACTGATGCCCAAAACCGACGGTAGCACAAACGTGAACGGGATCTGGCCGATCTGGACCTTGgttctgtttctgttagTGACACACGCTCGGTgggtgtgtgcctccggcggctggggctccgccccagaccctggctgctcctctcgcttcgctcgagtcgggcgtatACGAACCtggcaccgtcgacggaacgactcgagcgcagcgagaggagcaaccagggtctggggcggagccccagccgccggaggcatgcccccaGAAGTAACTTACCCGTCACTGAGTGGAACAGTAGACCCGGTTTCAACGAAGACATCGCCGACAAAGGCGCCGTTGCGGCCCATGACGGATAGTTCGAAGCGTTGGGTGCCGAAGTTGTAGAAGATTTTGGCGTGTTTTCGGGAAATGGCTTTGGCAGGCCCCAGGTGGACATCGACCATGCCGGTGCCGTTTTCTGCTCGCCGGCCAAGGATTACTTGCAGTGTTTGCACGTAGAATGTGAACGATTCGAAGTCGAGTCGTGCGTAGGCCGATACTCGGGCCGATTCATCGATGTCTAGCTCGTtattgttgtggttgttggttgAATTGTCTCCGGTAGGATGTATCGTTGACCCCGTGGTAATGGCGTTTGCCGCTGATAGTTCGGATGAGGTCGTATTCGGGTTGGTGTTAGAACCGGATTCGGTTTTCACTTGTGCTTGGCTGCTGGCAAATGTCAGTGGAAACGAGGATGGAGATCCCAGAGTCGAGAACGCTCCAGACCCAGCGGCCTCGCGGTCTCGGATGCTGCTGGGGGTTTCTGGAGGCATGGATGATGCTCGTCCTGGCAGTATTAACGTACTTCCCAGTCCGTTATTCAGACTCATGGAGTTTCCATCTAAAGATCTTTCTAAAGTAGGTTTTCGAACCTCGGTCAGTGGATCGAGCAGACTCGCTATTAGAGACGACGGCAGTGTTCTATCGTTCTTAGGTGTCGCGAATATATCCATATTCGACGCCCCACTACTAGAACTGCCACCACTGCCCGCTTGGTTCAGAATATTATTGCCTGTAAGATTCGACTCGTGACCAGATCCAgcatctggtgctgctccGGGAGGAGGAAGCATGCCAAACGCGTCATGTTCCAGCTTGATATTCTCATAGCCCGTAGGGGTATGGCTCATACTCCGCACAGCGTCCGAGGGATCTCGAAGAGGAGATCCCGAGCCTGGTGACGCTGTGCTCATAACCCAAAGAGTTTTTGTGTGTCAGTGAGAGCGCAAACCTGCGAAGCAATgtgtgctgctgctgctaaacAAACCAGAACACAAACACAGTTGCAAAACGCCAAAAACAGAGGTGGTTTctgatataaataattaccGTGGCTGTCACCAAACAGGTACGACAGTCAAATCAGTCTTGAAATACGGACTCTTGATATCTGAGATTGTGTCTTTGTGAACTTTCATGGAACGCGTTCCACAGTGGTTCGATCAAGTGGTGAGCTCACTTCAAACTGCACAATAATTAATTTCGCGAGTCAACTGGAACCTGTGATTATACCAGTAATATCCAGTCAGTACACACCGGTTCACAGCTTATCCAAAAGTCCCAAAAAGAACCACAAAAACAATCCGTCTCCAACTGCGTCGGACGTCGatgctatttatttccGTCTCAAACGAGCCGCCTCGCTGCCAATATATGCACATATAATCCTCCTcagatatatattttcatgaTTATCAACCCGGCATTTCTCCGCCCCACCGTTTTCACACTTATGCACACGCGCACGCGGCTGTCCCACCAGGGTCCAACAGGGTTCACagaccctgcctccggctcagggggtggtttTCGGGGgtttggtgctgcctccggcggctggggcgctgccccagaccccgctgtgcttgcttcgcaagcgGTTTGGGGGATGGGGATgtggcctccggcggctggggctccgccccagaccccgttgtgcttgcttcgcaagcaATTGAGACTCGGGGGCTTGTGTCTATTGGGGAATATCACTCAGGAGTCACTCACTGGGGCCTGTGTCTTTTGGGGAATAAAACCCAGGGGTCACTCACTGGATCCAGCCTGTCCCGGgtccccacgcccgactcgagcgaagcgagaggagcagcggggtctggggcggagccccagccgccggaggcagtccgcCTCCCccagaaagaaagaagaaagaataaataatttacaGAGAGCAGAGCGAGGCCTTGATTTCGGCGAGCGGTGCACGGGTAACGAGGAAGGAGGTCAGGGTCGGTCGGATGGTGGTGAGTCGGAGGTTGTCTTCGGGGGAACAGGCTTGGAGGGCAGCGCCTTTGCGAGCCCACATTAGTTTTTGGGTGACGTGTTTGACGGCGCTGCTGAATGGTTCGCTGCCCGTAGCGAAGTTGAGGAGTGTGAGGCCGAGGGAGTAGGCATCGGTTGAGAAGTTGGGCATGCTGAGGTCGGGTGAGTTCGGCGGTTGAAGCAGTTCGGGCGCTGAGAATTGCATGGCAAAGGCGCCAAATGAAAGGCTTTTATGAGTGGTTGGACTGGAGTTGGAGTTGTAGTCGCTGGTCTGGATTGACGAGGtagcagtggtggtggaggagtTGAGTTCGCTGTCGGTTTGGGCTGATGAAAAGTCTCCGATATGTGCATTCAGGTTCTCGTCGAGAAGGATGTTGTCTGGTTTGATGTCGCAATGGACAATCTGTTTGGattgaagaaacagaagccCGTCGATGAGTTGTGATGCCCATTTCTTCCATAATGCGAATCCGATAAACGGATCGGTAAACGAAATGAATGACGATGCTTCGCTAGaagtattaatattattagaGGGCGAAAATGGATCGAAGGTCGACAGAAACGTTTGACAGGTTTGTTGGTATACTTTCATAGCTATGCCGGTGAGAGACACATCGTCCAGTGTGGTCTCGACTATTCCGTAGAAGGATATGATTCCTGGAATTGACGTGGATGTGTCTTCATAGACAAGTGAGAGAATGGCTGCCTCGTGCCGTATTAGAGCGCCTTGAGCATTGTTTTTGGGAATTTTCACAGCAAAAACTTGGCCAGTTACTGGGTCAGGTTGAGATAAGACCGTTTTACAGAAGTTTCCGGTTCCAAGCAGGTTGATTTCAGCAGACCCACCAGGATTGTTGACCTGTGCTGGATATGTGCTTCCAAACGCACTGATATCCAGTACTCGAGGGTATGTGATTAATGGAGCAGTAGGTTCGTATGGCAATGAGAGGTTGAACAAACCCGAATCTACTGGTACATCGGCCATAGACACTTTGGGCTGGATATGTACATTATGCGAAGAGCGTTGTGACGATGTTCGAGACagagttgattttgaaaacgGGAGGGGTATTAAGTCGTCATGGTCGTTATATAAGGGGCTGGACAGTATTAATGGAATTGGGTCGTGGTTTCGGAAATGTGAACTTGAGTTTGGGGTCACTGGAGACTCTGGACCTGGCGAAGAGTTGGAGTTTGGTGACCCGGGTGAAAATGGTGGAGACGATTTACTGCGAAAAGGCGGTGTTCTTGGTGTTTCTAATCGAAGAGGCGATGTGCTTTTAACGTAGACCGAACTACTACCAGTGCTACCAGTAGTGCTACTAGTAGAACTAGGTACCGTTTGTACATCAATAGACGGTCTCATGTTGATAGGTACACTAGTCTCTGCTTCTAGTTGGTCTTCCCGACCAGTATTTGGGCCATTTGAGCCAGTCGTGGTCTTGTATTCTGACATCTTAATCCGAATTATTCTTTCGTTATTGAAGTTAACCTTGGTCTCAAACAGAGTCTAATATGTAGTATAAACCACCTGAATCCACTAGTGATTTAACAGGCTAGACCTCTAGACCAGAATATTTCAGCTAGAGCTAGTGTCACCAAACCAAGGCGAAAGGACTAATAGGATCGATGTAACCggtaaatatttttgaatagACGGACCAGTCCGGAGTTGAAATTATAATCTCAGTGAATAATATCAGATCTAATCAACAAGTCAAAATATACAAGCTAAGATTACAGAGCTGAATCCAGGTTACCAGTTTTACTGGCTTTACCAGCTTGTACCGGTTTTATACTCAGTCTGATAGTCAGAAAGTCAATTTGAAACCCAGTCTGACACCAGTGTCTGTCCTCTTCAGTTAGTCtatttaaataataaaccaTCTCAGAACACCAAACTTACTCCACAATAAAAAACACACTACTAAACTTCAGAGAAAGCAAATATTTCTCCCAGTACCTAACTCACCTGAGTCACTTGTCGCTAGCACCAGACAGAAGGCACGCGTGGATCTAATACCTCTGATCTTTCCCAGACAACGACGAAGTTTGAATTTCACCCCACTCTGACACACTGTGATATATCTCTGAAAAACTGTAACACTAGCAGTTTGCCCCAAAAGCAACGCAACGATCTTTTATACTGGAATGACCAATACCAGATCTACTAAGACTAAACCCAAGTACTAACCAactaagaaaaaaaatttagtTAGCGTAGTTTGTGTCGATGGATGGATGCATCGACCCAACCGGCAGATGAtatacttttttttggccTGCCTGCCTGACGCTCCGACAGACGCTCGACTACTGATAATTCCTTCTAAGGCATATTCCATACCTGTAAAAGACCACTTGCAGCTGCACCTGGAGTTTAACCTCCCAATCTCAGTCCCACTTGCATGCTTCCTTACAACCTTTTAACATTGGGTCTGCAGAAACCCACCTCTGATATGCGAGCTTGACCTACTTTTCTCTGCACCACCGTGCATCCTCCCAAACCAATCCCCCCAAACCTCGCTGTCCGTGCACCGCTTTATCGTGCATCTCCTCAAAATCGtgcatctgctgcttctcaaATTCCCTGCTTGGAATGTGCGACCGTGCGGTGCCGTGGGGGAccggtgctgcctccggcggctggggctccgccccagaccctggttgctcctctcgcttcgctcgagtcgggcgtacACGGCCTGGTTAGCTTGCCAAACTGTTAGGAAGCAGCCGGTGGGGTAGTTTGGCTCTCCACAGACCGGTCAGGGGGCAGCTGGTGGGGTGGATTTTAGATCTGGTCGGAATCTGGTCGGGATCTGGTTAAAAACCACCCGCTCGAGTCTTCGAAACGATAGCTTTGAGCCCTTGAAACTGGTAGCTAACGCCAGATTGAGCTACTTGCAATGGATGCAACCTGTTTGGGTAAATGGGACCATTGGAAATGAACCGCACCGCAACACCGCATAAAAGTTGGCTGGCTCGTCAGCTGCAATCGGAATCTACAGCTGAGTGGGGTAATTGGGAGCAATGGATTAGGAGCAATAGATTTGGAgcaatggctgctgttggccGCACAAGTCCGTGCTGGATCTGCTGTTACATCTGCTCCTACTGGCTGGTTaattactactactactactactactactactactactactactactactactactactactactactactaccacaGCGGTACCTGTCAATATTCATATAGCACCATTAAGGAGACGTATACCACCCCTTAAGTACTCAAGAACCCCtaaatttttattttattttattacagTTTCCACAGCACACacgacaccagcaacaggCTCCTGGTACCCCCcagtcgctcgcgaagcgagcacaacggggtctggggcagcgccccagccgccggaggcacaatgCCCTCCCCCGCCAGCCAGCCCCTCCCAGGCGGGTCGACGTCAGATAGCGGGATCGggggctgctgctgcgtGATaagattgctgctggcgcCGTGCCTGATTACGCACTTCAGATTGCCCTGGCGCCACCGCCATCCACATTTACTACTATATTAGGTAGCCGAGCTACATCTTATCTTGATCACTCACTACTACcttattatattatacaTAGTAAATTAGTATCCACTATTACTATTACTTCGATTAGTACTACCAGCAAACTCGTTTCACGGCTATTTCATatacaaacaaacaaacaaatcaaaatggGTTTTGATACTTATATTGTAAGTCAATTGCGTGAATTTGAATCGCCACATTTGTAGTAGTTGGGTCTGGTCAGAGTACCAGTTCCAGTGCTAGAAGCGACAGAGAGAGCCACCACTGGTGGATCACATCATAGATTATTGAGATCTTCGTGGGAATTATAGCAGTGAAAGTGAATGATCTGATGGAGATTATAAGCTTGTAGCGATAAAAGCGATCTAGCTATGATATCATATGATATCATATGATATACACGACGCTAGCTATGTAGCTAAATGGCTACAAAGTAGATGTAACGATGCGACTAGGTACTAACGACATCAACAGGTTAGATTCAAGGACGGCATTGCCGACAGCGACTTCAAGAAGGCCATTGAGCAAGTCAAGTCGTCTGGTGGCAAGATTGTGCACGAGCACACCCTGTTCAAGGGCTTCACCGCCAGTCTTCCCAGCGACCATGTCTCTGCCCTCAGCTCCCACCCCGAGCTCGACGGCATCGAGAAGGACCAGACCGTCCACACTCAATAGACACTGACCTATAGAGCACGCCGTCTCCCCGGCCTCTTCATACTACctatatattataatagTACATGTTACTAGCAACcggggtgctgcctccggcggctggggctccgccccagaccccgctgctcctctcgctacgctcgagtcgggcgtctacggtcccTCTTTCTCATACAATACACAATGGTACTGCACAATGGTACTGTTTCGGTGGGTTTTTGAATTGTGATTCGTGAAAGTAGCCTGACCGAGCAAGTAAACACGCGAGCTGGGCCCGtagacgcccgactcgagcgtagcgagaggagcagcggggtctggggcggagccccagccgccggaggcagtcaccCAGTCGGAGAGTGTATGTGTGAAGGtgaattaattaattaatatacAGAAAGCAAGAATGTcataaataagaaaatgGGTCGTTCGTGAAGTGTTAGGCAGCCACGGTGACGATGGCGGTGCCCGTGGTCCAGGTTTGCACCAGGGTGCTGTATTGGTTGGGGTTGTAGTGGGTAACGATCTCCATGACCTCGCCGTTGGTGGTGAGGTAGTAGGTGACATCGTGGGGCACCGAGTCCAGGGAGCCGTCAGGGCCAATGGCCGAGAAGTAGGTCGGTGGCTGTGGTGTCACGATTGCGGTGCTCGATGTAGTGGTGGAGCTGGGTGTAGCAGCCAGCACGAGGTTGGCAGGTGAGGTGGTCAATGCAGCGACAGATGAGGGACTGGCAGTCGGACTGGCAGATTGAATTGAGGAAACAGCCGGGCTGGATGTGCTGGCGATGACAGAAGCTGGTGCTGAAGATGGAGTACTCGACGATTCCTGTTCAGAGCCGAGAGCGATAGAAGAGGAGGATACGGGAAGAGCAGAGGAGATGGGGGTAGAGCTGATTTCGGCATTGTTGCTGCTTAGAACCGACGAAGGCACAGAAGAAACAGGAGCGGAGGAAGCAGGAGATGAAGtgacagcagaagagaGTGGCACGCTTGACAGAGAGCTGACCACAGACGATAGAAAGGACGAGCTGGCCTCGACGGGACTGGACGAGGGAGTGGATGCTGGCacagagctgctgctgacggCTGAAGGGGTCCACCAGACAgttgaggaagaggaagtaGATGACGAGGAAGGTGCCTCGACAGGAGTTGACGAAGGGAGTTCTAGCGAGGAGGACGAGGACAATGGAACTGAAGAGGAGACAGCAATTGATGAGGAGACTGCAATTGGAGTTGATGAACTGACAGCTGGAGGAGTCCACCAGACAATTGTGCTGGTTGAAGTGGTGGCAGATGAGATGGGTGAAGAAGCTGGGGAAACAGCAGGGGGAGGAGGTGCACTAGCACCTCCTTGAAGAGCGGCCTTGGCTCCTTGAGCGAAATTATTTCCATCACTACCAACATTAGCCCATGCTTGTGAAGCATCCCACATCATGATACCACCGAATGTGCTGTAGGTAGATTGAAGGTATTTAGCAGCACTGGAAACGACGTCAATAGGTTGGTATCCggagccagcagcagatgcagaGGCAGGAACTCCCAAGTAGATCTTGgcatttttgttgaaggATTGAGTCTTGACAAAGGTGTCCCAGCTGTCGTAGTTGAAATTAGCACCGGGAGTAGACCCTTGCCAATTTTGCATTCCGCAGAAATTGTTGTAGAATTGAACGaaaacaaagtcaaagTCAGAGGTGGTAAGAGCAGTGTTGAGTCCAGCATCAGGAATTGGGCATTGAGGAGCACCACTGATGTAGTATTGCTTAGAAGTGTCAGAACTGTAGTGAGATCTCATTTGAGTGACGAATGCACCATATCCTACAGGATTATTGTTCTCAATATCCAAATCGAAaccatcaacaacagagtCACCAAAAGGTCTGGTGTCGGAAGATCCTCCTCCAAACACATTCCACAGAGTATCAGCAAATTCTTCACCCTGAGAATCGGAAGTAAATCCAtatgaaccagaagcaccgcCCAAGGATAGCAACACTTTCTTGCCGAGTCCTTGACAAGTTTTAATATCAGTTGCAATTTGGTCGCATTGAAACAAGCCAGTACCAGGGAAAGAAGGACCAGTGCAAGCACCAGCAAAGTTCACCTCAGGAAGACCATCAGTACCAAAAAAGGTGGTAAGGAATGACAAAACGACGACATCAGTAGCTTCATATTGACAGTAGTAAGCAAGACTTTCTTGGGTATTCTGGCCACCAGCGGAATTTTGGCCCCAATAAACAACCACATTATCatttccagcagcatcaaagGCTGTAGCCACTGCCGCTAGCAGGGTAGATAATATTAGCACCGACagcattatttatatactaAAAAGAATGAACAGCAACGAACCGTGCTAAGTGAACAAATGAATGACAAACGAACGATAAACGAACGATAAACGAAAGACTGGTGCTTTAAAGCTGTTGACTACTAGTGATTATTCAAGTTGAGATGGGGTGTTGGTCGCTAATTTATATAACTCATTGGCAATGACAAAAACCCGTGCAAAAGAAACTTGACTGCGCCATCTCCGGAGATCATCATCGGGTACGTGCTTGCGAATATCCGGAGAGCAAAATAACTGCAAGGGATTTTCTCGGCACATCATCCCGACAATCATATCAGGCGGGAGTATTCTTTGTTTAACGACAGGTATTTAAAATGAATTTTTCCACTTCAGGGTGAGATCCACGAGCATGGCTGGCATCTCGTCTCCCTTCACGTACATGAAGATGTGCACATGTTCCTGCATGCAAGCGAGATTCAATATGCACACCAGAGACCTAACTATACACACATACTATGAAAAATACCACAGCAGTCGGATTTCGGTCGTAAGGGGACCACTGAAAGATGTCGGGTTGTGTACAACCCCTGGATGATCCGGGGAGACAATCGTACCCGATAAGGTGAGTTTCTGCTTGAATAGTAGCTGAGACAGCCAGGTTGACATATACTCATCATACACATCTCATCATGAGAGTCATTCCTGTACAAGGCGTCTCGCCGAAGTTTGCGAAGCGTGATTTTCGAAAAAATCCGTGTACGTACCCGAGCAATGGAAATGTGGCCTGTGTCCATAACCAACTTAAGGTTCCATCTGACAGAGTCTAATTAAAAGGGTCTCTGTTCACCAAAGTTAACGCTAACCAGAATTAGCTGGCAACAGCCGTTGTTTTTCAAAGCAAATGACCCCAATTAGCAACATAGGCTCTGTTTACGGTTACTACAGTACTACAGTTTTGGTTTAATTACGGCGAGAAAAAAGTGTATATCCCCATTACTCTTTCAAGCGAGAGGAAAAATGACCTCGCTACCAGCCACCGTTGAAATGCATGTACTTATGCAGAAGCTTAAACCTGCCACTTTACTTGATCCGGGGGAGATCGGCACTTATTAGTCTGTTAGGGATGCATACATGCACAATCTGATCTCGCTAAAATTACTAGTTTCCTAATTAGTTGACAAGTTCGTGAAGTCCAGTACCAGCCCTCCATTTAAAAAACCGGGCAGTGACTAGCACTGACTGAGCAAAATTATTAATACGTAAATGTAACCTTGTCGTTTCCTCAACTGGTCCATGTTTAGAACCGTATGAGCAAACCTGGTGGTCCAAGCTTCTAACGGCTCCATGAAGCAGTGGTCTAAATTTGACTAGGTGCTGAATAAAGAACCCATTATTAGTATTAATATACTGTATATTTAGCCAGTAATACTAGCAATGGTTCCCATCCAGATCAACACATCTTCGGAGACGCCTCAGATGCTCCGGCTCTAGCGGCAACGGCCTTCAGATGAGACATACTAAGCGGAGTTCAAATCCCCCTCAGATCGGAAATATCAGGTGGGTCCATCTGATATGATCTTCGATCGCATGATGTGAGGTGGTGTGAAGGTGGTGTTCAAAAAAACTACTATTACAGttacataaataaataaataataataaatatgagaGCGAATCATCCCATAGTGACATCATTCGCCCGCCACGGACCTCGTCTTGAACGCCGTCACAGCTGCAAATACTGATCAGGGTCTTTACTTTGCAATATTTTACATATTGACTTGGCTAAGGATGATCCTACTACTTTAGTAGACCGTGTTCCCGATTCCTTTCGCAGGCCTTCCAATGCCTCGGTTCCTCGTTTGTCAATCGATTCCATCAATCCAAACATGTTGTTGTACACACTGGCTACTGATTTAGAAACGACTGGTGTTACGTACTTGATCTGTTCAAGAGATTTCGAGAGGGTATCCTGAATAGATGTGCCAGATCTAACTGTACCAATCATATCAAGAGTCTCACTAGCAAGCAGTTCCCTTGCCTTGTAATGGCGACTGCCAATATCCATGGCAAATCCAAGTATCATTTCTGCCGATTCTTCTCTCGACTTTGTATGACATAGTCTACAGTTTTTCGTAATCTCTAATTCAATTAAAGAGTCCCAAGCTATTTTGCTTGGCCGATCAGAGATGATATTTGTAGTTGCCTCGACTGCGGTGGCTTGACCAGCTACTAATTGACGAACTCGGTCGGCAAATTTCTTGTCCAACTCTAGATCCGCCTTTTTCAACTGAGCATGAAGTCCTTCTATGATATAAAGCACTTGGTATTCGCGGTAAGCAGCATCTATTGTTTCTAGAtgttgctttttcttgtcagtATTGAGAAATATGTCTACCGCTTTCTTGCCTTCCATATATATAACCACCACATTCTCGGGTTTTATTTCCAATGGTATAGGGACGTACATATCTTGCTCAGGATCAAATCTGTTTGTCACTTTTCTGTCGAATGTAATTGAATAATATATGCCATTTTCGCTTTCTTCCGCCCTGTCTACTTCCTTGATATCACAACCAAGCTCTTCTGACTGTTGCTTTATCACCGACCCGAGTTCTGACTTGGCAAAGTCCTTGCCGAATTTGATAATAATTTCTTTAGCACAAGAACTTCGCGAACTTTTCTTCCTGTTGGCCTCGTCCAGTtccttcttcctctttttCTCGGCCTCGGCAGCCATCTTAGATGCCAATCTCTCAGCCTTTTTACgctcagcagcttcttttttctgaagcttcgcagcagcagacttgGTCATCTTAGCAGATCTAGGTTCAGGTTCTTCCTCTGTACCTAATTCCCTGGTCTCACCCAGGCAATCTCCAGAGTTACTCTCCTTCATCTTTGTCTTTTCTTTGCTGGATTTGCTTGTAGAGGAAGCAGTAGCATTAGCAGCTACATTTCTAGCTCCTTTTCGGATAATAGAACTGCTGTCATCTTCCGTATCGCTATCTATTGAGAAATTCTGTCCAGTCAGTATTGACCCTTACAAACTCAGCACCCACAGCAATCCACTCCTACACACTTACCCCTGTAAACTTATACCGCTGATTTCGAACCACAGCAGTTGGCGAGCTCGAACCAGATATCGACAGCCTTCGAGCCTTTGCAACAGTCACATCCTGGAACCCTCCACTGCTCAAAACATCGTCAAaattgctcttcttcaaccCTACCGGTAAACTCATCGTATTCCCTGCTTTCTTGCCTTTCACAGAACCAAAATTCGGACTAGAGCTCGGTCCATCTGCAAACACATCACCAAAATCACTGCTTGGCAAGAACCTGCTTCTGACATTGGCGCTCTGTGGGGTTCTAGTGTTTAACCCATGCACAGATGGACTGCTTCTAATCACCTCAGCATTCGGACTATTGCTCACTCCCTTTTCACTAATTCGATTCTCGCCATTAATAAACTCTTTATTATTCGACTGTTGAGACGACGACAAAGCAAAATAGTCGGGACTGCCCTCTGGCAAAGTCGGTGGTCCTCTCTGTGGAGTGGATCTAAGCGATCTCGTCCGAGAAAGTATAGGAGACGAAGCAAGATTGATTCTCACCGGCACCGACACACCGCGAGACTCGTCAGGaccaccactgccactCAAAATATCACTAACTTCCCGCGAAGATTCGTCGTCAATAACGATCACCGATTCACTACCAACCGTTAGTCTCAGTCCTAATTCAGCGAAGTAACCATAAAACTCACCTGACCGAGCCGTCCACATCATCGCTCTCAATCACGATAATCTCCGAGCTGGCTCTCACAGCCCTCGACATCCTTATCTCTGCCGTCCTTCACAAAACTACCCTCGGAAAATGGGTGAGCAGCGaaatcaacttcttcagctgcaGCATgcaataaaataaacaaaccgTTCACGTGACTGTATCTTCGCCAGGGTcccctgcctccggcggctggggctctgccccagaccccgtggctcctctcgcttcgctcgagtcgggcatcGGGGGTGCCAgacaaatgaaaaaataGTCGGGATTTTTTTATCCCCAGAAATCCGAGTTTTGCGAGCCCCGCGAAACAGGGACCCCgatgcccgactcgagcgaagcgagaggagccacggggtctggggcggagccccagccgccggaggcagaggatGGCGGTCGTGAAAAgatacaataaataactaGAAAGATTCCCAGGTGGCTACTCTTTG
The Sugiyamaella lignohabitans strain CBS 10342 chromosome A, complete sequence genome window above contains:
- the PKH3 gene encoding protein kinase PKH3, with translation MSEYKTTTGSNGPNTGREDQLEAETSVPINMRPSIDVQTVPSSTSSTTGSTGSSSVYVKSTSPLRLETPRTPPFRSKSSPPFSPGSPNSNSSPGPESPVTPNSSSHFRNHDPIPLILSSPLYNDHDDLIPLPFSKSTLSRTSSQRSSHNVHIQPKVSMADVPVDSGLFNLSLPYEPTAPLITYPRVLDISAFGSTYPAQVNNPGGSAEINLLGTGNFCKTVLSQPDPVTGQVFAVKIPKNNAQGALIRHEAAILSLVYEDTSTSIPGIISFYGIVETTLDDVSLTGIAMKVYQQTCQTFLSTFDPFSPSNNINTSSEASSFISFTDPFIGFALWKKWASQLIDGLLFLQSKQIVHCDIKPDNILLDENLNAHIGDFSSAQTDSELNSSTTTATSSIQTSDYNSNSSPTTHKSLSFGAFAMQFSAPELLQPPNSPDLSMPNFSTDAYSLGLTLLNFATGSEPFSSAVKHVTQKLMWARKGAALQACSPEDNLRLTTIRPTLTSFLVTRAPLAEIKASLCSL